A single genomic interval of Asinibacterium sp. OR53 harbors:
- the nhaA gene encoding Na+/H+ antiporter NhaA, producing MLAKLIHPFLKFVNDSRAIGITLLACTAISLIAANCGFWSSGYVDGWSAGFDGSAGHHLHIGFLSLPNSPLLVINDALMALFFFLAGMEIKRELVCGELASIKKSLLPVFGAVGGMLVPALCFALFNKGTSFINGWAIPTATDIAFTLGIASLLGKRVPVALKIFLTALAIIDDLGAIIVIAIFYGGQLQAGYLLICLLTVGLLWLLNYQKIPFGWMHWILGILLWYAMFNSGIHATVAGVVLALLVPVKQLERLELKFHLPVYFIVMPLFALANTAIRLPDNSLHALSGSLSWGIITGLCIGKPLGICTACYLLVRKKWAVLPSSTNWYQLAGGSMLAGIGFTMSIFIATLAFDDNNVQDIAKISVLIASLLAMVVGYVWLFNSPPSPASGKL from the coding sequence GTGCTGGCCAAACTCATTCATCCTTTCCTTAAATTCGTGAACGATAGCCGCGCTATCGGTATTACATTATTGGCCTGCACAGCTATATCGCTCATAGCTGCCAACTGTGGCTTCTGGAGCAGTGGTTATGTTGATGGGTGGTCCGCCGGCTTCGACGGCTCCGCTGGGCATCACCTGCACATAGGCTTTTTATCCCTGCCCAATTCTCCCCTGCTCGTGATCAATGATGCACTCATGGCTTTGTTCTTTTTCCTGGCCGGGATGGAGATCAAACGAGAACTGGTATGCGGGGAACTGGCATCCATCAAAAAATCACTCTTGCCAGTGTTCGGTGCCGTGGGTGGTATGTTGGTGCCCGCGTTATGCTTTGCTCTTTTTAATAAAGGAACCAGTTTCATCAATGGCTGGGCCATTCCTACAGCAACAGATATTGCGTTTACATTGGGTATTGCATCATTGCTGGGCAAGCGGGTACCGGTAGCATTGAAAATATTCCTGACCGCGCTGGCCATCATCGATGACCTGGGCGCCATTATTGTGATCGCCATTTTTTATGGAGGCCAGCTACAGGCCGGATACCTGTTGATCTGCCTGTTGACAGTGGGTCTTTTATGGTTGCTCAATTACCAGAAAATACCTTTCGGTTGGATGCATTGGATATTGGGTATCCTGCTCTGGTATGCCATGTTCAATTCGGGCATTCACGCTACCGTGGCCGGTGTTGTTTTGGCATTGCTGGTTCCCGTGAAACAATTAGAACGGTTGGAGTTGAAATTTCACCTGCCCGTTTATTTTATTGTGATGCCGCTATTTGCGCTGGCTAATACAGCAATAAGGCTTCCCGATAATAGCTTGCATGCTTTATCGGGAAGCCTTAGCTGGGGTATCATTACCGGCCTTTGCATTGGCAAACCATTGGGCATTTGCACTGCCTGTTATTTGCTGGTGCGAAAAAAATGGGCGGTACTACCTTCTTCAACCAACTGGTATCAACTGGCGGGAGGATCTATGCTGGCAGGCATAGGCTTTACCATGAGCATTTTCATCGCTACACTCGCATTTGATGACAATAACGTTCAGGACATTGCTAAAATATCCGTCCTCATCGCATCACTGCTGGCAATGGTTGTTGGATATGTTTGGCTTTTTAATTCTCCTCCTTCTCCTGCATCAGGTAAGCTTTGA
- the ung gene encoding uracil-DNA glycosylase: MDVKIEPSWKEVLKQEFTKPYFLQVTTHLKTERATGAVIYPPGSLIFNAFEQTPFDQLKVVILGQDPYHGPGQAHGLSFSVPDGVHPPPSLVNIYKELNRDIGMPIPSTGNLTKWAKQGVLLLNAVLTVRANEPASHSKIGWMDFTDAVIRKISQEKEGVVFLLWGRFAQEKQVLIDETKHSVLKAAHPSPFSADKGFFGCKHFSRTNEILTKEGLEPIDWNPA, encoded by the coding sequence ATGGACGTTAAAATTGAGCCCAGTTGGAAGGAGGTATTGAAACAGGAATTCACCAAGCCTTATTTCCTGCAGGTAACCACCCACCTGAAAACAGAAAGAGCCACCGGCGCGGTGATCTATCCGCCCGGCTCACTCATTTTCAATGCGTTCGAACAAACACCTTTCGATCAGCTTAAAGTAGTAATACTGGGACAGGACCCTTATCATGGTCCGGGGCAGGCACATGGCCTGAGCTTCTCTGTTCCCGATGGCGTTCATCCCCCGCCTTCGCTGGTCAATATTTATAAAGAGTTGAACCGAGACATCGGCATGCCCATTCCTTCCACCGGCAATCTTACCAAATGGGCAAAACAGGGCGTATTATTATTGAACGCGGTATTAACGGTGCGAGCCAATGAACCTGCCAGTCATTCCAAGATCGGGTGGATGGATTTTACCGATGCAGTCATCCGTAAAATATCACAGGAGAAAGAAGGCGTTGTATTTTTATTATGGGGCCGCTTTGCACAGGAAAAACAGGTATTGATCGATGAGACCAAACACTCCGTACTCAAGGCAGCCCACCCCTCTCCATTCAGCGCCGACAAAGGTTTTTTTGGCTGCAAACATTTCAGCAGAACCAATGAAATATTGACCAAAGAAGGACTGGAACCTATTGACTGGAATCCCGCCTAA
- a CDS encoding BlaI/MecI/CopY family transcriptional regulator, producing the protein MEKLTKQEEDVMQAIWSAGENTTKAFLEYMPDPKPPYTTLASTIKNLEKKGYVGSRLMGNTYLYTPQVSEEVYKQKLMQGFAKNYFNNSYKDMVSFFIKQKKLKPKELQELIEMIEKK; encoded by the coding sequence ATGGAAAAATTAACCAAACAGGAAGAAGACGTGATGCAGGCTATCTGGAGCGCAGGCGAGAATACGACCAAAGCGTTCCTCGAATACATGCCAGATCCTAAGCCGCCGTATACTACCCTGGCTTCCACCATTAAGAACCTGGAGAAGAAAGGGTATGTAGGCAGCCGGCTGATGGGGAATACTTATCTCTACACTCCGCAGGTATCAGAAGAAGTATATAAGCAAAAGCTCATGCAGGGTTTTGCGAAAAACTATTTCAATAATTCCTATAAGGACATGGTCAGTTTTTTCATCAAACAAAAAAAGCTCAAACCAAAAGAATTACAGGAACTCATTGAAATGATTGAGAAGAAATAA
- a CDS encoding OstA-like protein: protein MSSARYIIIGFLLSCSLIAGAQRTTTTDTAAVGTTLVILKADRYNYIKKDTANAFASLGGHVEVKQDKTLFYADSAVINLLNNTMEAFGNVHINDADSVHTYAQYMRYQGKERKAFLQKKVRLTDSKSTLTTDELEYDAAVKIGTYLKSGKLVNKKTVLTSTEGYYYGDTKDVIFKRNVVLIDPEYKVYTDTLQYNTNTEISTFTSPTTIYNEKRIIKTRNGIFDKKNKKSTLYERSFIDDSTYTATADDMAFDDSTGMGELRGNAVLRGKDSTEGADIIANNIKINKKNNSALATEKPLLLLKQKRDTIFVSATLLYTARLSDLIKTRPVPPVRDSTAPLMVAGKPDSSSDKFFEAYNNVKIFSDSLQAVGDSLFYSLQDSVFRLFKEPIVWAKENQITGDTIYLYLKNKKPERLYVFNNGMALSRVDSTEYYQQIKGYTINALFEDGKINFLQAKDYAENVYYAQDDQHRLAGVNKSSSDMIKAYFSDGKLKQVKLLNKVEGTMYPMLQVNHDQLKLRNFHWYDTKRPKSKFDILAN from the coding sequence ATGAGCAGTGCACGATATATCATCATTGGCTTTCTACTATCATGCTCCCTGATAGCCGGCGCACAGCGTACTACAACCACTGATACTGCTGCCGTGGGCACCACGCTGGTGATATTAAAAGCCGACCGGTACAATTATATCAAGAAAGATACGGCGAATGCTTTTGCTTCCCTGGGCGGACATGTGGAAGTGAAACAGGATAAAACATTATTTTATGCAGATAGTGCCGTGATCAACCTGCTCAATAATACCATGGAAGCTTTCGGCAATGTGCACATCAATGATGCCGATAGCGTGCATACCTATGCCCAGTACATGCGTTACCAGGGCAAGGAACGCAAAGCCTTCCTGCAGAAAAAAGTAAGGCTCACCGATAGTAAAAGCACGCTGACCACCGATGAATTAGAGTATGATGCGGCCGTTAAGATCGGCACCTATCTCAAAAGCGGTAAACTGGTGAATAAAAAAACAGTACTCACCAGTACGGAAGGATATTATTATGGCGATACCAAAGATGTGATCTTCAAAAGGAATGTGGTGCTCATTGATCCGGAATACAAAGTCTATACCGATACGCTGCAATACAATACCAATACCGAGATCTCAACGTTTACGAGTCCTACTACTATTTACAATGAAAAGCGGATCATCAAAACACGGAATGGTATTTTCGACAAGAAGAATAAAAAGAGCACCCTTTATGAGCGTTCTTTCATAGACGACAGCACCTATACCGCCACTGCCGATGATATGGCTTTCGATGATTCTACCGGTATGGGAGAATTGAGAGGGAATGCAGTATTGCGCGGCAAAGATTCAACCGAAGGAGCCGATATCATTGCCAACAATATCAAGATCAACAAGAAAAACAATTCGGCGTTGGCCACGGAGAAACCTTTATTGCTGCTCAAACAAAAACGCGATACCATTTTTGTAAGCGCCACCCTTTTGTACACCGCACGCCTCTCCGACCTGATCAAGACCCGCCCGGTACCACCGGTGCGTGACAGCACGGCGCCTTTAATGGTTGCCGGCAAACCTGATAGCAGCAGCGATAAATTCTTTGAAGCGTACAACAACGTGAAGATATTTTCCGATTCGTTGCAGGCGGTAGGCGACAGTCTTTTTTATTCGTTGCAGGATTCGGTGTTCCGGCTTTTCAAAGAGCCCATTGTGTGGGCTAAAGAGAACCAAATCACCGGTGATACGATCTATCTCTACCTCAAAAATAAAAAGCCGGAGCGTTTGTATGTGTTCAACAACGGCATGGCCCTGAGCCGGGTAGACAGTACCGAGTATTATCAGCAGATCAAAGGATACACCATCAATGCGCTGTTCGAAGATGGAAAAATTAATTTTTTGCAAGCCAAAGATTATGCAGAGAATGTCTATTACGCGCAGGACGATCAACATCGCCTGGCTGGTGTGAACAAAAGCAGTTCTGATATGATCAAGGCTTATTTCTCAGATGGCAAACTGAAGCAGGTAAAACTGTTGAATAAGGTGGAAGGAACCATGTACCCGATGTTGCAGGTGAATCACGATCAACTCAAGCTGCGCAATTTCCATTGGTACGATACCAAACGCCCCAAGAGTAAATTCGATATCTTAGCGAATTAA
- a CDS encoding MlaD family protein — MKISNETKVGALTAIAITLLILGFNFLKGKTLFKTGNLIYAKYTDTKGIMVSNPVFVNGYQVGSVYDIENADENLSSIIVAIKLKSSYNIPTNSVASIKDNPLGPASINIKLGDAHQYLHSGDTVLTASSAGLLGDVMTKLGPVSEQIKSTVHSLDSVLKNINAIFDPNTKHNLQEVIANINKTTASLVVSSASIQSMLNQQSGSIAASMNNVNSFTKNLADNNDKVTHLLGNMEKTTDNLAKADISGTVDKLKTSVENLNSILTKINSADGSFGKLMNDKALYNNLTNTVRSANILLDDLRSHPKRYVNISVFGKKDKSGPLTAPLPIDSSRQQP, encoded by the coding sequence ATGAAGATATCGAATGAAACCAAGGTGGGTGCCCTGACCGCTATCGCCATCACCTTATTGATCCTTGGCTTTAACTTCCTCAAAGGCAAGACCCTGTTCAAGACCGGCAATCTCATCTATGCCAAATACACCGATACCAAGGGCATTATGGTATCCAACCCCGTTTTCGTCAATGGCTACCAGGTAGGATCGGTTTATGATATTGAAAATGCCGATGAAAACCTTTCCTCCATCATTGTTGCCATCAAGCTGAAAAGCAGTTATAATATTCCCACCAACTCTGTTGCTTCTATCAAAGACAACCCGCTGGGCCCCGCCAGTATCAACATCAAGCTGGGAGATGCCCACCAATACCTGCATTCGGGGGATACAGTGCTGACTGCCTCTTCGGCGGGATTATTGGGTGATGTAATGACCAAACTGGGTCCCGTGAGCGAACAGATCAAGAGCACTGTTCATTCGCTCGATAGTGTACTCAAGAACATCAATGCCATCTTCGACCCCAATACCAAACATAACCTGCAGGAGGTGATCGCCAACATTAACAAAACCACAGCAAGCCTGGTGGTATCTTCAGCGTCTATTCAATCCATGCTCAACCAGCAATCTGGTTCTATTGCGGCATCTATGAACAATGTAAACAGCTTCACCAAAAACCTGGCCGATAACAACGACAAAGTCACCCACCTGCTGGGCAATATGGAGAAGACTACCGATAACCTGGCCAAAGCAGATATCAGCGGTACGGTAGATAAGCTCAAAACTTCTGTTGAAAACCTCAACAGTATTCTCACCAAGATCAATTCGGCAGACGGTTCATTTGGTAAATTGATGAACGATAAAGCGCTGTATAATAACCTCACCAATACCGTGCGGAGCGCCAATATTTTGCTGGATGATCTGCGCTCGCATCCCAAACGCTATGTAAACATTTCCGTTTTCGGAAAGAAAGATAAATCCGGACCACTGACTGCTCCCCTGCCCATTGATTCTTCAAGGCAACAACCATGA
- a CDS encoding putative LPS assembly protein LptD — protein MLILIFIQPVSGGPAAIHQLFWNADTTAPRPDTTKGIADTTIRKKTDSTARHIDTLKISKDSLDAPVKYSAEDSGVLVVDTKAFYLYGKAKTDYKDMQLEAATIGFDQQTQTVKAFGSLDSTGNPLSKPLFLQSDMKTVSDSIFFNLKTGKGQVKNTFLQEGELYVNARVLKKVSPDEAFAGWARLTTCNLDTPHFAFRTRKMKIINNKLGVSGPAFAEFEGVPVPIGIPFGLFPLYRGRHSGILAPAFTASEDFGLGLEGLGYYKVINDYVDLTTRANLYSYGGWNLNLNSKYIQRYHFTGSVNLTFQNTKSLNRSGSSKDEFSSSHSFMINWSHSRDSRARPGTSFSANVNFGSTRFNQTLLNNPFQNFQNQLNSSISYSKDWNGKVNISLNANHNQNSVTRLVNLNLPTANVNVVTFYPFQKKDQIGSGKWYEKIGIGYSGNFINQLSFYDTNFNFRRMLDTLQWGAQHTLPISLSLPSLGPVTISPSVSYEERWYGQRILRHWDTSRQKVDTTIQKGLYTARQMSFGLSASTRIFGTYKFGPHSNVVGIRHEIRPTISLNYKPDMASKYFYNLRIDSSGRQIRVSQFDGGIIGPFGEGTFGGLSFGVDNLLEMKVKDKKDSTGKATRKVKLIDGFGFNSSYNLMADSFALSNINIYARSTLFEKINVTAGAILDPYAIDNRGYRVNRLILDPTKLKFGRLTSGNLAISTQFQSKTRDGKDPKEKDKNIPVDPFMTPDEQQRQLQFARANPAEFTDFDIPWTLSLSYSLTFNNVLKSDYSGFETKTYSSANFNGDFSLTEKWKMGTTGYYDFSTAKLQQFSMFISREMHCWQMSINVTPIGLYRSFNITLNPKSGILRDLRINRSRSFSSY, from the coding sequence TTGCTCATATTAATATTTATTCAGCCTGTATCGGGAGGCCCTGCTGCCATTCACCAACTTTTTTGGAATGCCGATACGACCGCGCCCCGGCCTGATACCACAAAGGGTATTGCCGATACAACCATCAGGAAAAAAACAGATAGTACCGCCCGCCACATAGATACACTGAAGATATCCAAAGATTCGCTGGATGCGCCCGTCAAATACAGTGCAGAAGATTCAGGTGTGCTGGTGGTAGACACCAAAGCTTTCTATTTGTATGGGAAGGCCAAGACCGATTATAAAGACATGCAGTTGGAAGCGGCCACCATTGGGTTTGACCAGCAAACGCAGACAGTGAAAGCATTCGGCTCGCTCGACAGCACTGGTAACCCGCTCAGTAAACCGCTTTTCCTGCAGAGTGACATGAAAACGGTGAGCGATTCCATTTTTTTCAACCTTAAAACAGGAAAGGGACAGGTTAAGAATACTTTTTTGCAGGAAGGAGAATTGTATGTGAATGCGCGGGTGCTGAAAAAGGTGAGTCCCGACGAGGCATTTGCCGGCTGGGCCCGCCTCACCACCTGTAACCTCGATACACCACATTTTGCGTTCCGTACAAGGAAGATGAAGATCATCAACAACAAACTGGGTGTATCCGGACCTGCATTTGCAGAATTCGAAGGCGTGCCGGTGCCCATTGGTATTCCCTTTGGCCTCTTCCCCTTATATAGGGGGCGTCATTCGGGTATATTGGCGCCGGCGTTTACGGCAAGTGAAGATTTTGGATTGGGATTGGAAGGACTGGGTTATTATAAAGTGATCAACGATTATGTAGACCTCACCACCAGGGCCAACCTGTATTCGTATGGGGGGTGGAACCTGAACCTGAATTCCAAATACATCCAGCGATACCATTTTACGGGGAGTGTGAACCTCACTTTTCAGAATACGAAGAGCCTGAACCGGTCTGGTAGCAGTAAGGACGAATTCAGTTCTTCACATTCATTCATGATCAACTGGAGCCATTCGCGCGATAGCCGGGCGCGGCCGGGAACTTCGTTCAGCGCCAATGTGAACTTCGGTAGTACACGCTTTAACCAGACATTGCTGAACAATCCTTTCCAGAATTTCCAGAACCAATTGAACTCTTCTATCAGTTATTCGAAAGACTGGAATGGAAAAGTGAACATTTCGCTCAATGCCAATCATAACCAGAACAGTGTAACGCGGCTGGTGAACCTCAACCTGCCTACGGCCAACGTGAACGTAGTTACTTTTTATCCCTTCCAGAAAAAAGACCAGATAGGCTCCGGAAAATGGTATGAGAAAATAGGTATCGGTTACAGTGGCAACTTCATCAACCAATTATCTTTTTACGATACCAATTTCAATTTCAGGCGCATGCTCGATACCCTGCAATGGGGTGCGCAGCATACCCTGCCCATCAGTTTATCATTGCCTTCATTGGGACCTGTAACGATCAGTCCCAGTGTATCGTATGAAGAAAGATGGTATGGCCAGCGCATCCTGCGCCATTGGGATACTTCCAGGCAGAAGGTAGATACCACGATACAAAAAGGACTGTATACGGCAAGGCAAATGAGTTTCGGATTGAGTGCCAGCACCCGCATCTTTGGTACGTACAAGTTCGGACCTCATAGCAATGTAGTAGGCATCCGGCACGAGATCAGGCCCACTATTTCACTGAACTATAAGCCCGATATGGCTTCGAAATATTTTTATAACCTGCGGATCGATTCATCGGGCAGGCAGATACGCGTTTCGCAATTCGATGGTGGCATCATAGGGCCATTTGGGGAGGGAACATTCGGAGGTCTATCTTTTGGTGTGGATAACCTGCTGGAGATGAAAGTGAAGGATAAAAAAGACAGTACAGGTAAGGCAACGCGTAAAGTAAAACTCATTGATGGTTTCGGTTTCAATTCTTCCTATAACCTGATGGCAGATAGTTTTGCGCTGAGCAATATCAATATTTATGCGAGAAGCACTCTGTTTGAAAAGATCAATGTAACGGCAGGCGCCATCCTCGATCCTTATGCTATAGACAACAGGGGCTATCGTGTTAACCGACTGATACTGGATCCTACGAAATTGAAATTCGGCAGGCTTACATCGGGTAACCTGGCTATCTCTACACAGTTCCAGAGTAAAACGAGAGATGGAAAGGATCCCAAAGAAAAAGATAAAAACATTCCGGTGGATCCTTTCATGACGCCCGATGAACAGCAGCGGCAGTTACAGTTTGCCAGGGCCAATCCGGCAGAATTCACCGACTTCGATATTCCATGGACGCTTTCATTGTCTTATTCACTCACATTCAACAATGTGTTGAAGAGCGATTATTCGGGATTTGAGACCAAGACCTATTCCAGCGCCAACTTCAATGGCGATTTCAGCCTTACAGAGAAATGGAAAATGGGCACCACAGGTTATTATGATTTCTCTACTGCCAAGTTGCAACAGTTCAGCATGTTCATCAGCCGTGAAATGCACTGCTGGCAAATGTCTATCAACGTAACGCCCATCGGATTGTACCGTTCTTTCAATATTACCCTCAATCCCAAGTCGGGCATCCTGCGCGATCTGCGCATCAACCGCAGCCGTAGTTTCTCCAGTTATTGA
- a CDS encoding M56 family metallopeptidase, translating into MSQLFDYLIKASLCLGVVYLFYYWLLRPLTYYAWNRYFLLLATSLAFIIPLLPVDALMSDQPSAAVTFIRQFSLEKDQAAIASTAPERMALWQVLLPVFLVGSLVMLVRMLMQLTSLKKLRRSAPLLHERQYAFYQLPNEQSPFSFGNHVYLNRHLYNEEEFEKIIRHELVHVQQKHTIDVLLMEWVCIINWFNPFAWLIRQAAKQNLEFIADEQVLQEGHNRKGYQYLLLKVAREDQGFQLASPFLFPSLKKRIEMMNRDRTAGVHLLKFAVVLPLIVMLAVAFGQTSGKHSIKKADGEPYNLSSLTYRINDARVEAIVKEDQRNCLLKPGAALSLGLMSKEKDRLRTLLEQHGYANLPGNAIRFTIDTTLSPQRFAVEIAIHIANAGIQQVRLAQGNGYDQKAKDQTLIKQEKIINRVH; encoded by the coding sequence ATGTCACAGTTGTTTGATTACCTGATCAAAGCCTCACTCTGTTTGGGTGTGGTGTACCTGTTTTATTATTGGTTGCTGCGTCCGCTGACGTACTATGCATGGAACCGGTATTTTCTTTTGCTGGCCACTTCGCTGGCTTTTATTATCCCATTGTTACCGGTGGATGCGCTGATGTCTGACCAGCCTTCGGCGGCAGTTACATTCATCAGGCAGTTTTCACTGGAGAAAGACCAGGCCGCAATCGCATCAACTGCGCCGGAACGCATGGCTTTATGGCAGGTATTGCTGCCGGTATTCCTGGTGGGATCACTGGTTATGCTGGTGCGGATGCTGATGCAATTGACTTCATTGAAAAAATTGCGCCGCTCTGCGCCGTTACTGCATGAAAGGCAATATGCATTTTACCAGTTACCCAATGAACAGTCGCCCTTTTCATTCGGCAACCATGTTTACCTGAACAGGCATTTGTATAATGAAGAAGAATTTGAAAAGATCATCCGCCACGAACTGGTGCATGTACAACAAAAGCATACGATAGACGTACTGCTGATGGAATGGGTATGCATTATCAACTGGTTCAACCCATTCGCATGGCTCATCAGGCAGGCGGCCAAGCAGAACCTGGAATTCATTGCAGACGAGCAGGTGTTGCAGGAAGGACATAACCGGAAGGGTTACCAGTACCTGCTTTTAAAAGTAGCCAGGGAAGACCAGGGATTTCAACTGGCCAGTCCCTTTCTCTTCCCTTCATTGAAAAAAAGAATTGAAATGATGAACCGCGACCGTACGGCCGGTGTTCACCTGCTAAAATTCGCTGTGGTACTGCCCCTGATCGTGATGCTGGCAGTCGCTTTCGGGCAAACATCAGGTAAGCACAGCATCAAAAAAGCGGATGGTGAACCATACAATTTATCATCACTCACTTATCGTATCAATGATGCGCGTGTGGAAGCCATCGTCAAAGAAGATCAACGGAATTGCCTGCTCAAACCTGGCGCTGCGTTGAGCCTGGGATTGATGAGTAAAGAAAAAGACAGGCTCAGGACATTATTGGAACAACACGGATATGCCAACTTACCCGGTAATGCCATCCGGTTCACGATCGATACCACGCTTTCGCCGCAACGTTTTGCTGTTGAAATAGCCATTCATATTGCGAATGCCGGTATACAACAGGTAAGATTGGCGCAGGGAAACGGATACGATCAGAAAGCAAAAGACCAAACCCTCATCAAACAAGAAAAAATCATAAACAGGGTGCATTAA
- a CDS encoding N-acetylmuramoyl-L-alanine amidase has product MMRSRYAALVLLSFGALLLSSFSLSNGSKPYQKQVLRRIVIDPGHGGHDNGARGRYSNEKDIALAVALKLEQALHDELPDVDVVLTRRSDVYHSVVTKASIANQAKGDLFVCIHANSADPITHKELEGHKTETYYKGKGKKRKKYTRRVPVYHYWHTPSPVKGTETFIYGVGKTEQRKEAASEGLDESLDSISLKEIKALEEQDANDPTKRMLASVMTQQYFQRSAKLALTIENQFQQVGRISREAKQRQKGIWVLQAVSMPAVLVETGFISNPEEEDYLNSATGQQEIADVITRSIKIYKSSLEKQLRSSGSNSTQQK; this is encoded by the coding sequence ATGATGCGTAGTAGATATGCTGCTTTGGTTTTGTTAAGTTTCGGTGCACTGTTGTTATCTTCTTTTTCTCTCTCCAATGGTAGTAAACCCTACCAGAAACAGGTTTTAAGAAGAATTGTGATTGATCCGGGTCATGGGGGGCATGATAACGGCGCCCGCGGCCGCTATTCCAATGAGAAAGACATTGCCCTGGCCGTTGCCCTCAAGCTGGAGCAGGCATTGCATGATGAATTGCCCGATGTGGATGTAGTGCTCACGCGCCGGTCCGATGTTTATCATTCCGTGGTAACCAAAGCCAGTATTGCCAACCAGGCCAAAGGCGATCTGTTCGTATGTATCCATGCCAATTCTGCCGACCCCATCACACACAAGGAATTGGAAGGCCATAAAACCGAAACCTACTATAAAGGCAAGGGCAAGAAAAGAAAAAAATACACCCGCAGAGTACCCGTATATCATTACTGGCATACCCCCAGTCCGGTAAAAGGCACAGAGACCTTTATTTACGGAGTAGGTAAAACCGAGCAACGAAAAGAAGCTGCCAGTGAAGGTTTGGATGAATCACTGGATAGCATTTCACTCAAAGAGATCAAAGCCCTGGAAGAGCAGGATGCCAATGATCCCACCAAACGCATGCTGGCTTCCGTGATGACCCAGCAGTATTTCCAGCGCAGTGCCAAGCTGGCCCTCACCATTGAAAATCAATTCCAGCAAGTTGGCCGCATCAGCCGCGAAGCGAAGCAAAGACAAAAAGGTATCTGGGTATTACAAGCAGTTTCCATGCCCGCCGTGCTGGTAGAAACAGGGTTTATTTCCAATCCGGAAGAAGAAGATTACCTGAACAGCGCTACAGGACAACAGGAGATCGCAGACGTTATCACCCGGTCTATCAAAATTTATAAATCCTCACTGGAAAAGCAGTTGCGATCATCGGGCAGCAACAGTACGCAGCAGAAATAG
- a CDS encoding 1-acyl-sn-glycerol-3-phosphate acyltransferase translates to MSTHSKKNRYPFYIQVFARIWATWALVLFIITMFIAMVFYLPCFFLPEPLKARWHRRVSRGWMRVFLFLIGCPLKVKGKSQFQKGQNYIVVCNHNSLMDVPVSTPFMPQANKTIAKKSFARIPVFGWIYSFGSVLVDRSNDESRRKSYEAMKQVLQTGLDMVIYPEGTRNKTGQPLKSFYDGAFKLSADTGKPIIPAILLYTGKVLPADQFFFLLPHHLEMHFLPPIQPANNDAKALKEQVFQQMWQYLESQGNQ, encoded by the coding sequence ATGAGTACGCATTCAAAGAAAAACAGGTATCCGTTTTACATACAGGTATTCGCCCGCATCTGGGCCACCTGGGCATTGGTATTGTTTATCATCACCATGTTCATCGCCATGGTTTTTTATCTTCCCTGTTTTTTCCTGCCAGAACCGCTCAAAGCCAGGTGGCACAGGCGTGTATCCAGGGGATGGATGCGTGTATTCCTGTTTTTGATCGGCTGTCCTTTGAAAGTAAAAGGAAAATCACAATTTCAGAAGGGCCAGAACTATATCGTGGTATGCAACCACAACAGCCTCATGGATGTACCGGTAAGCACGCCGTTTATGCCACAGGCCAATAAAACGATTGCTAAAAAAAGTTTTGCGCGCATTCCTGTATTCGGATGGATCTATTCTTTCGGTAGCGTGCTGGTAGACCGAAGCAACGATGAGAGCCGCCGCAAAAGTTATGAAGCCATGAAGCAGGTGTTGCAAACCGGTCTCGATATGGTCATTTACCCCGAAGGCACACGCAACAAAACAGGGCAACCGCTGAAGAGCTTTTATGATGGCGCTTTCAAACTATCTGCCGACACCGGCAAACCCATCATCCCTGCCATACTCCTCTATACGGGGAAAGTATTACCCGCAGATCAATTTTTCTTCCTCCTGCCCCATCACCTGGAAATGCATTTTCTGCCTCCCATACAACCTGCAAACAATGATGCAAAAGCATTGAAAGAACAGGTATTTCAACAGATGTGGCAATACCTCGAATCGCAAGGAAATCAATAA